The Intestinibaculum porci DNA window CAGCCTGTTGTTTCTGGTGTTCGCTGAAACACCTTTTTCATTTTCAAGATAATCAAGGAAACTGATGATACTGGCATATCCGAGCATTTCTATCGTTATTTTAGAAGGATTTATATTTTCTTTTTCCTTCATGTAATCAAACAATTCCTTAAAAGCATAACTATAGTTAGTGACCGTATTACTGCTGAAGCCCCTCTGCTTAGGCAGATAAACCATCAGAAACTTGCTTAACAGTTTTGGAAAGTCATTCTTAAATGTCTTTTTCTTCATTGTCATTTCCTAACCCCTTTTCATAAATATAGTGACCGGCATTAACGATTTCATCATAATGCTCTTTGGTTAACCTTAAATATTTCTCAGTGCTTTCAATTCCCTTATGTCCAAGCATGGTGCTAAGATAAGGAAGCGCACAGTAGGGATCCCAGCCAAGCTCAATCATATGGCTAAGCATAGCGCATGCAGAACTATGACGAATGTCATGAATACGTATTTTGTACTTTCCATTCCATATATTTATGCCTGCCTTTGGCAGTATGGTTCTTTGAAATAGTATGCAAACTTGCTGTGATCTTTTCCTTTTCCCTGTTTTTCCTGCTCTTGGAGCTGGAAAGAAATAATCATCTGGATCGCCATCTATATTTCCACCTTTAAGAAGCCATTTTCTAAGTGATTCATTAAAAGGAATTAGTCGAGTAACGTTGTTCTTAGCATTATTTACTTTGATAACGTTACTTGTAAAATCTACATCCTTCACCTTAAGATCAAGCGTTTCTCCAACCCTCATCGCTGTAGCATACAGGAGTCTGAGCTCTGTTTGATAGAAATGATACATCATATTTTCTGAAGCGAGGATATCGATAGCCTTGAAAATACTTTGCATTTCCTGTTTTGAGAATATATATGGAACGAAATCTGTAGTATTTTTAATATGCTTTTCAGGATAGACATAAACATTTTCATATCCCATATTCTTCATATATAGACCGACCTGTCGTATACGTGATTCACAGTTATGGATAGTGGACGGGGCCTTGCCTTCGTTTTGATGAATATATCCCTTAGCCATTTCACGTGTGAGTATGGGCGCATTAAGATCGTATGTTTCAAGATAATTATTCAGTTTTAATAGTCCTGCAATAATGGTGTAATCGAACGCAAATCCGAGTGACCTTTTATATTCTACATAGCCAACAAATACCTCTCGGAAAACGCCATGAAAGTTTTCAATCGTGATACTCATTGGGAACCTCCAGGCAGAGACAGCGCAGTGTTTCCACATCAATAGAAAGATATCTGCTTGTTGTATTAAGATTTTTATGGCCTAGAATACCTGTGATAACAGGCATTGGTGTGTTTTTATTTAGTAAATTGGTTGCAAGTGAATGGCGCAGGGCATGCGCTCCATTCTTTCTCTCGCCAATCTCCACATCAGATTTTTTAAAGTAATACTTAACAAGGGCTGTAAGTTCTGAACGGCAATATGTGGTCCCGGTGTCTGGGTTAATAAATACATACTCATTATAATCTTTCAGGCTCTTTGGTCTTATATCTCTTAGGTATGCAATTAGCAGATATCGAACTTCTTTTGATATGGGAACGCTGACTCTGCAGGCTGTCTTTATCTGTGGCTTTTCAATAAGATTCTTATCCCATTTAATGTCACTTAGCTTCAGCTGAAGAATATCGCTAGCTCTTAGACCTGTCTGAGCAGCCAGCATAATCATAGTTTTTGTCCGTAAGTAGTTTTGACTATTCGGTTTGATTTCACTCAACATCATTTTGATTTCTTTTTCTGTATAATAGGAAGGGAGCGTCGATCGCCTATTCGTAAAGATAACTGGAAAAAGTCTACGTCCATCAACAGTTGCTAGATCATTTTTATGGAGAATATCGAAGAAATTTCTCAATGTAAAAGCAACCATACTTTTCGTTTGTGATCTGTAAGGAAGCTGATTAATAAATTTGAATACAATAGAAAGGTCAAAATCATGAAAATCATTTACATCATTATCAAATACATAGCTTAGAAAGGGTTGTACGTGATTACACTTATGTTTAATCGTAGCTTCTACCAAATCAGGCTTCTGATTATCTCTAAATATCTTCAGATAATAATTCACAAATTCACTTTTATCCATTACTCATTACCTCCCACAAAAGGACATACTGCATCTTAATCTGTACTTTCAATTTAGCTGATGCAGTCATACTAATACTCGTCATTTTATATACCTCCTCTCGCTTTAAATGACAAAATCATTATATAACAGACATAATCATGAATCGTGTCCTGTCTTATTTATAAAGCAAAATATGAAGCTATAATCGAATATATTTGAAATGTATCCAAATAATATTCATGTCACATATTCGTAGTGAATCATATGTTTTAAAGAAAATATTCGCTCTTTCAGGATATTGTAAATAATGTTTATTGAATTGTTTGGATTACTAAAAAATGCACGAATAAAGTAGCTGAAGACAGATTCACCTAAATACTTTTTATAAAGTATCAGGTAACGTAAATAGTCTTTCTTCCATCTATAC harbors:
- a CDS encoding tyrosine-type recombinase/integrase, whose amino-acid sequence is MDKSEFVNYYLKIFRDNQKPDLVEATIKHKCNHVQPFLSYVFDNDVNDFHDFDLSIVFKFINQLPYRSQTKSMVAFTLRNFFDILHKNDLATVDGRRLFPVIFTNRRSTLPSYYTEKEIKMMLSEIKPNSQNYLRTKTMIMLAAQTGLRASDILQLKLSDIKWDKNLIEKPQIKTACRVSVPISKEVRYLLIAYLRDIRPKSLKDYNEYVFINPDTGTTYCRSELTALVKYYFKKSDVEIGERKNGAHALRHSLATNLLNKNTPMPVITGILGHKNLNTTSRYLSIDVETLRCLCLEVPNEYHD
- a CDS encoding tyrosine-type recombinase/integrase; amino-acid sequence: MSITIENFHGVFREVFVGYVEYKRSLGFAFDYTIIAGLLKLNNYLETYDLNAPILTREMAKGYIHQNEGKAPSTIHNCESRIRQVGLYMKNMGYENVYVYPEKHIKNTTDFVPYIFSKQEMQSIFKAIDILASENMMYHFYQTELRLLYATAMRVGETLDLKVKDVDFTSNVIKVNNAKNNVTRLIPFNESLRKWLLKGGNIDGDPDDYFFPAPRAGKTGKRKRSQQVCILFQRTILPKAGINIWNGKYKIRIHDIRHSSACAMLSHMIELGWDPYCALPYLSTMLGHKGIESTEKYLRLTKEHYDEIVNAGHYIYEKGLGNDNEEKDI